A portion of the Corynebacterium occultum genome contains these proteins:
- a CDS encoding PucR family transcriptional regulator: MPLNTPAGPHPDPGIQAVLKLGDVLALPELLDAGAELLVGHHQLGRSIRWAHVADSRRVGQLLRGGELLLSTGSGWGATPAERAEQVASFAAAGAAALLVELGLTWTEIPEEVVAQCRKHELPLLVAHRELRFVAVTEAVHLKILERQVEEITMMNSVVETMSALLYNGAPTEQIITQAGRLLQAPVVLEDPSHAVVCYAEGHHLPSKLLAGWREKSATWAREGQAPVNPRQVVDLVAQVPWTFIDIRARGTSLGRLFYRGGVDNERIAHHILRHTAMTLAVQRLSSRNPNSWVELIERNAVQRLVGTRFNTVEDAEEVLEVSGFRARGRVLIGCELFHDSAALDSHQLRELLRPSLGKVDVLLSPTPGQSRRLTAALSLPTGMNVHQVVRQLGEVLLKTYGSAVVVVVSEPCDGAVELAISLRELRELGEVSYGPGPLRMVALAETPMAGLLNQLRDDVRVQGFVSLMLDPLLLHDAAHGTDLLETLRMVLEHPASRSAAAQKLHLSRTALYARISKIETLLEVDLGEGDTQFALGLAVRAHRRER; the protein is encoded by the coding sequence ATGCCGCTGAACACCCCGGCCGGTCCACATCCTGATCCCGGAATCCAGGCTGTGCTCAAACTCGGGGATGTCCTCGCCCTGCCCGAGCTTCTCGACGCCGGGGCAGAACTGCTCGTGGGCCACCATCAGCTGGGTCGCAGCATCCGCTGGGCCCATGTCGCAGATTCGCGCCGCGTGGGCCAGCTGCTGCGCGGCGGGGAACTTCTGCTGAGCACCGGTTCCGGCTGGGGTGCGACCCCTGCGGAACGGGCGGAACAGGTGGCTTCCTTCGCGGCGGCGGGGGCGGCGGCGCTGCTGGTGGAACTGGGCCTGACCTGGACGGAGATTCCGGAAGAGGTGGTGGCACAGTGCCGGAAACATGAGCTGCCCCTGCTGGTGGCGCACCGCGAGCTACGTTTCGTGGCGGTGACCGAGGCGGTGCACCTGAAGATCCTGGAACGCCAGGTCGAGGAGATCACCATGATGAACTCGGTGGTGGAGACCATGTCGGCCCTGCTCTACAACGGGGCACCCACCGAGCAGATCATCACCCAGGCGGGCCGCCTGCTGCAGGCCCCGGTGGTGCTGGAAGACCCCTCCCATGCGGTGGTCTGTTATGCCGAGGGCCATCACCTGCCCTCGAAGCTGCTGGCCGGGTGGCGGGAGAAGTCCGCGACCTGGGCGAGGGAAGGGCAGGCCCCGGTAAACCCGCGGCAGGTGGTGGACCTCGTGGCACAGGTGCCCTGGACCTTCATTGACATCCGGGCTCGCGGCACTTCCCTGGGCAGGTTGTTTTACCGGGGTGGGGTGGACAATGAGCGGATCGCCCACCACATTCTGCGGCACACCGCCATGACCCTGGCGGTGCAGCGCCTGAGTTCCAGGAACCCGAATTCCTGGGTGGAGCTGATTGAACGCAATGCGGTGCAACGCCTGGTGGGCACCCGCTTCAATACGGTGGAGGATGCGGAGGAGGTGTTGGAGGTCTCCGGTTTCCGCGCTCGGGGCAGGGTGCTGATCGGCTGCGAACTCTTCCATGACAGTGCCGCCCTGGACTCCCATCAGCTCCGGGAGCTGTTGCGCCCCAGCCTGGGGAAGGTGGATGTGCTGCTCAGCCCCACCCCGGGCCAGTCCCGGCGTCTGACAGCTGCCCTTTCCCTGCCCACCGGGATGAACGTGCATCAGGTGGTGCGCCAGTTGGGGGAGGTGCTGCTCAAAACTTATGGTTCGGCCGTCGTGGTGGTGGTTTCCGAACCCTGCGATGGTGCGGTGGAGTTGGCGATTTCCCTGCGTGAACTGCGCGAACTGGGGGAGGTGTCCTATGGTCCGGGCCCCTTGAGGATGGTCGCCCTGGCGGAAACCCCGATGGCCGGCCTGCTCAACCAGCTCCGCGATGATGTGCGGGTGCAGGGTTTTGTCTCCCTCATGCTGGACCCCCTGCTGCTTCACGACGCCGCCCACGGCACGGATCTGCTGGAAACCCTGCGGATGGTGCTGGAACACCCCGCCTCCCGCAGCGCTGCCGCCCAGAAACTGCACCTCTCCCGCACCGCGCTCTATGCCCGGATCTCAAAGATCGAGACCCTGCTGGAGGTGGACCTGGGGGAGGGGGACACCCAATTCGCGCTGGGGTTGGCGGTGCGGGCCCACCGCCGGGAGAGGTAG
- a CDS encoding VOC family protein: MAIHRMDNIAIVVNDLDHAITFFQALGLELEGRQMVSGEFVDQTLGMSGVRSEIALLHTPDGHSRLELTRYLNPLAQAASGNQPNTLGLHRIMFAVDDIHATIAELRPHGAELLGQVANYEDTYLLCYLRGPAGIIVALAEKIA, from the coding sequence ATGGCCATCCACCGCATGGACAATATCGCCATCGTCGTCAATGATCTGGACCATGCCATCACCTTCTTCCAGGCCCTGGGCCTGGAATTGGAGGGAAGACAGATGGTGTCAGGTGAGTTCGTGGACCAGACCCTCGGGATGAGCGGGGTGCGCAGTGAGATCGCCCTGCTTCACACCCCGGACGGGCATTCCCGGCTCGAGCTGACCCGCTACCTCAATCCGCTGGCGCAGGCAGCTTCCGGAAATCAGCCGAATACCCTCGGCCTGCACCGCATCATGTTCGCGGTGGATGACATCCACGCCACCATTGCCGAGCTCCGCCCCCATGGCGCAGAGCTGTTGGGGCAGGTGGCCAACTATGAGGACACCTACCTGCTGTGTTATCTGCGTGGCCCCGCCGGAATCATCGTGGCCCTGGCGGAAAAGATCGCTTAG
- a CDS encoding carbohydrate ABC transporter permease, translating into MSKKLKSQIMNYTGVVFILFWGLAPFYWMVITALRDSSHTFDTTPWPTHVTLQNFRDALATDKGNNFLAAIGNSVIISVTTTAIAVAVGVFTAYALARLNFRGKGLVTGIILGASMFPGIALVTPLFQLFGDIGWIGSYQALIIPNISFALPLTIYTLVSFFRQLPWELEEAARVDGASRGQAFRLVLLPLAAPALFTTAILAFIATWNEFMLARQLSTTATEPVTVAIARFSGPSSFEYPYAAVMAAGALVTIPLIIMVLIFQRRIVSGLTAGGVKA; encoded by the coding sequence ATGAGCAAGAAGCTGAAGTCCCAGATCATGAACTACACCGGGGTGGTGTTCATCCTCTTCTGGGGTCTGGCACCCTTCTACTGGATGGTGATCACCGCCTTGCGGGATTCGAGCCACACCTTCGACACCACGCCCTGGCCCACCCACGTGACCCTGCAGAATTTCCGGGATGCCCTGGCCACGGACAAGGGCAATAACTTCCTCGCTGCCATCGGCAACTCGGTGATCATCAGCGTGACGACGACCGCGATCGCCGTCGCGGTGGGTGTCTTCACCGCCTATGCCCTGGCGCGCCTGAACTTCCGCGGCAAGGGCCTGGTCACCGGCATCATCCTGGGGGCCTCCATGTTCCCCGGCATCGCCCTGGTCACCCCGCTCTTCCAGCTCTTCGGGGATATCGGCTGGATCGGCAGCTACCAGGCGTTGATCATCCCGAATATCTCCTTCGCCCTGCCGCTGACCATCTACACCCTGGTGTCCTTCTTCCGGCAGCTGCCCTGGGAACTGGAGGAGGCGGCGCGGGTGGATGGCGCCTCCCGTGGTCAGGCCTTCCGGCTGGTGCTGCTGCCCCTGGCGGCACCAGCACTGTTCACCACCGCGATCCTGGCGTTCATCGCCACCTGGAATGAGTTCATGCTGGCCCGCCAGCTCTCCACCACCGCGACGGAACCGGTGACGGTGGCCATCGCCCGCTTCTCCGGGCCAAGTTCCTTCGAGTACCCCTATGCCGCGGTGATGGCTGCTGGTGCGTTGGTGACCATTCCCCTGATCATCATGGTGCTGATCTTCCAGCGCCGGATTGTCTCCGGTCTGACCGCCGGTGGCGTGAAGGCCTGA
- a CDS encoding carbohydrate ABC transporter permease, with product MSRMRQARSAAWLIAPAMIVLAVVIGYPIVRAIWLSFQADKGLDPTTGLFTAGGFAGFENYLYWLTQRCMSPNGTVTTCPPGTLATDFWPALRITLFFTVVTVTLETVLGMCMALIMNKEFRGRALVRAAVLIPWAIPTAVTAKLWQFIFAPRGIVNELFNLDISWTTDPWAARAAVILADVWKTTPFMALLILAGLQMIPKETYEAARVDGASRWQQFTRITLPLVKPALMVAVLFRTLDALRMYDLPVIMISSSSNSPTAVISQLVVEDMRQNNFNSASALSTLIFLLIFAVAFIMIRFLGADVSGQRGVAKRKIAGERKSRRSAKQKVAAK from the coding sequence ATGTCCAGAATGAGGCAGGCGAGATCAGCCGCCTGGCTGATCGCCCCGGCCATGATCGTGCTGGCGGTGGTGATCGGTTATCCCATTGTCCGCGCGATCTGGTTGTCTTTCCAGGCGGATAAGGGACTGGATCCCACCACCGGCCTGTTCACCGCCGGGGGTTTCGCCGGTTTCGAGAACTATCTTTATTGGTTGACGCAGCGCTGCATGAGCCCCAATGGCACCGTCACCACCTGTCCCCCGGGCACCCTGGCCACCGATTTCTGGCCGGCCCTGCGCATCACCCTCTTCTTCACGGTGGTCACGGTCACCCTGGAGACGGTGCTGGGCATGTGCATGGCTTTGATCATGAACAAGGAGTTCCGAGGTCGTGCGCTGGTGCGTGCCGCGGTGCTGATCCCCTGGGCCATTCCCACGGCGGTGACCGCGAAGCTCTGGCAGTTCATCTTCGCCCCGAGGGGCATAGTCAATGAGCTCTTCAATCTGGACATCTCCTGGACCACTGATCCCTGGGCGGCGCGTGCCGCGGTGATCCTGGCTGATGTGTGGAAGACAACCCCGTTCATGGCCCTGCTGATTCTGGCGGGACTGCAGATGATCCCCAAGGAAACCTATGAAGCGGCCCGGGTGGACGGGGCCAGCCGTTGGCAGCAGTTCACCCGGATCACCCTCCCCCTGGTTAAGCCGGCGCTGATGGTGGCGGTGCTCTTCCGCACCCTGGATGCGCTGCGCATGTACGACCTGCCGGTGATCATGATCTCCAGTTCCTCCAACTCCCCCACCGCGGTGATCTCCCAGCTGGTGGTGGAGGATATGCGGCAGAATAACTTCAACTCGGCTTCGGCCCTGTCCACCCTGATCTTCCTGCTGATCTTCGCGGTGGCCTTCATCATGATCCGCTTCCTGGGTGCCGATGTCTCCGGCCAACGGGGTGTGGCCAAACGCAAGATCGCCGGGGAACGTAAGAGCAGGCGGAGCGCTAAGCAGAAGGTGGCAGCGAAATGA
- a CDS encoding GMC family oxidoreductase: MEAQLDYLIVGAGSAGNVIARRLLDAGHRVAVLEAGGQDINPMIANVAAAGGLWHGPEDWGYFTTEQEGCNDRRLHLPRGKVVGGSHALNATIWVRGVPQDYDAWAYNGCPGWGWDEVLPVFKSIENYDGDASEDRGTEGPLDVIQNFELNPIQQSILDGAVEQGMALNEDYNSGEIEGVAKMQLNIRDDKRFNTWHAYLKPVAEHQNLQIITDAQVLRLLVEEGVVTGVEYRHEGEVKILRAGETVLTAGAIGSPEILLRSGIGPAAELHEAGVEPIHDLPGVGKNLHDHLLSPVIFTTKNKPVPECGIAAAETHLFWKSQPDLEVPDTQPIHFSLPMYFLDSMSGPENGFSLVAGIVRPQSRGEITLSGPNPEDPINIDLGALRDQADVDSLVASVRQCRELGRTQALAEWGTEEVYPGPEVSDSPEDLEEYVRNTAVTYHHQVGTCRMGIDGQAVVDPRTFRVRGLKGLRIADASIMPTIPTGNTNAPTIMIAERAATRLLAEDVIEAAEAAIA; encoded by the coding sequence ATGGAAGCTCAGCTGGATTACCTCATCGTCGGTGCCGGATCCGCCGGTAATGTCATCGCCCGGCGGCTACTCGATGCCGGTCACCGCGTGGCCGTGCTGGAGGCCGGTGGCCAGGACATCAACCCCATGATCGCGAATGTCGCCGCCGCCGGGGGTCTCTGGCATGGCCCGGAGGACTGGGGTTATTTCACCACCGAGCAGGAGGGCTGTAATGATCGTCGACTTCACCTGCCCCGCGGCAAGGTCGTGGGTGGTTCCCACGCCCTGAACGCCACCATCTGGGTGCGGGGTGTGCCGCAGGATTATGATGCCTGGGCCTACAACGGTTGCCCGGGCTGGGGTTGGGATGAGGTGCTCCCGGTGTTCAAGAGCATCGAGAACTATGATGGCGATGCCTCGGAGGACCGGGGTACTGAAGGACCGCTCGACGTGATCCAGAACTTTGAGCTGAACCCCATCCAGCAGTCCATTCTCGATGGCGCGGTGGAGCAGGGCATGGCATTGAATGAGGACTACAACTCCGGTGAGATTGAGGGGGTGGCCAAGATGCAGCTCAATATCCGGGATGACAAGCGTTTCAACACCTGGCACGCCTACCTCAAGCCCGTGGCAGAGCACCAGAACCTGCAGATCATCACCGATGCGCAGGTGCTGCGACTCCTGGTCGAGGAAGGTGTGGTCACCGGGGTTGAGTACCGCCATGAGGGGGAGGTGAAGATCCTGCGGGCCGGGGAAACCGTGCTCACCGCCGGAGCGATCGGGTCCCCGGAGATCCTGCTGCGCTCCGGTATCGGACCGGCCGCAGAGCTGCATGAGGCTGGGGTGGAGCCCATCCATGACCTGCCCGGCGTGGGTAAGAACCTGCATGATCACCTGCTCTCCCCCGTCATCTTCACCACGAAGAATAAGCCGGTCCCGGAGTGTGGCATCGCGGCAGCAGAAACCCACCTCTTCTGGAAGAGTCAGCCCGATCTTGAGGTCCCGGACACCCAGCCGATCCACTTCTCTCTTCCCATGTACTTCCTGGACTCCATGTCCGGCCCGGAGAATGGGTTCTCCCTGGTGGCCGGGATCGTCCGCCCCCAGTCCCGGGGTGAGATCACGCTGAGTGGCCCGAACCCGGAGGATCCGATCAACATTGACCTCGGTGCACTGCGCGACCAGGCCGATGTGGATTCCCTGGTGGCATCCGTCCGGCAGTGCCGTGAGCTGGGCCGCACCCAGGCGCTGGCGGAATGGGGCACCGAAGAGGTCTACCCGGGACCAGAGGTCTCCGACTCCCCGGAGGATCTGGAGGAGTATGTCCGCAACACCGCAGTGACCTACCACCACCAGGTGGGTACCTGCCGCATGGGTATTGACGGGCAGGCCGTGGTCGATCCCCGCACCTTCCGGGTCCGTGGCCTTAAGGGACTGCGTATCGCGGATGCCTCGATCATGCCGACCATTCCGACCGGCAACACCAACGCCCCGACCATCATGATCGCGGAGCGTGCCGCCACCAGGCTGCTAGCGGAGGACGTGATTGAGGCAGCCGAGGCAGCCATCGCTTAA
- a CDS encoding flavin-containing monooxygenase, whose protein sequence is MSHSLDSEVLIVGAGWSGMYALHRLRKLGLNATVLEAAEDVGGTWFWNRYPGARCDIESLHYSYSFDEDLQEEWTWSERYAAQPELLSYARHVADRFDLRKDIRFGVWVESAEFDESTHQWTLSTSAGQTFTSRFLIMATGSLSAPKTPDIPGLENFRGEIISTFDWPEEKRDFSGQRVAVIGTGSSGIQVIPELAKTAEELFIFQRTPSYSLPAFNRPLSREESEEFKRSAAQIRAAARDSLDGLALENSGKSALEISAEEREEIFSAVYNQGSPFKFQGIFTDQMFQEEANRTAADFVAAKIAERVDDPDIARALTPTSYPIATRRLCIDTNYYETYNRDNVTLVDLLSDPLTQVTEQGLQTEAGLHEVDIIVLATGFDAITGALSRIDIRGTGGRLLREKWADKISTYLGLMINGYPNLFTVTGPLSPSVLSNMMVSLEHHVEWITDCIAHLDQQGLSRIEASAEAEAEWGEHVNEVAAQTLFPQANSWYMGANVAGKSRQILPYVGGVGNYRRRTLEIAADGYRGFELQSQPSVVIAN, encoded by the coding sequence ATGTCCCATTCCCTTGACTCCGAGGTCCTGATCGTCGGTGCCGGCTGGTCCGGCATGTACGCCCTGCATCGCCTGCGCAAGCTCGGCCTGAACGCCACCGTCCTGGAGGCTGCTGAAGATGTCGGAGGAACCTGGTTCTGGAACCGCTACCCCGGCGCGCGTTGCGATATCGAGTCGCTGCACTACTCCTACTCCTTCGATGAGGATCTCCAGGAGGAGTGGACCTGGTCGGAGCGTTATGCCGCGCAGCCAGAACTGCTCTCCTACGCCCGCCATGTGGCGGATCGTTTCGATCTCCGCAAGGACATCCGCTTCGGGGTGTGGGTGGAGTCCGCGGAGTTTGATGAGTCCACCCACCAGTGGACCTTGAGTACTTCAGCTGGACAGACCTTCACCTCTCGTTTCCTCATCATGGCCACGGGTTCTCTCTCGGCGCCGAAGACACCGGATATTCCTGGTCTGGAGAATTTTCGGGGTGAGATCATCAGCACCTTCGACTGGCCGGAGGAGAAGCGGGACTTCTCCGGGCAGCGGGTTGCGGTGATCGGTACCGGTTCCTCCGGTATCCAGGTCATCCCGGAGCTGGCGAAGACAGCGGAGGAGCTCTTCATTTTCCAGCGCACCCCGAGCTACAGTTTGCCAGCCTTCAACCGGCCGTTGTCCCGGGAGGAGTCGGAGGAGTTCAAGCGCAGTGCAGCGCAGATCCGGGCCGCTGCCCGGGACTCGCTGGATGGTCTGGCTCTGGAGAACTCCGGTAAGTCTGCTCTGGAGATCAGCGCGGAGGAGCGTGAGGAGATCTTCTCCGCGGTCTATAACCAGGGTTCCCCCTTCAAGTTCCAGGGCATCTTCACTGACCAGATGTTCCAGGAGGAGGCCAACCGTACTGCCGCTGACTTTGTGGCCGCCAAGATCGCGGAACGCGTTGATGATCCGGATATCGCGAGGGCTTTGACCCCCACCAGCTATCCGATCGCGACCCGTCGACTCTGCATCGATACCAACTACTACGAGACCTACAACCGGGACAATGTCACTCTGGTGGATCTGCTCAGCGATCCGCTGACCCAGGTCACCGAGCAGGGACTGCAGACCGAGGCAGGGCTCCATGAGGTTGACATCATCGTCCTGGCCACCGGTTTCGATGCCATCACCGGTGCGCTGAGCCGGATCGACATCCGTGGCACCGGGGGTCGTCTGCTGCGGGAGAAATGGGCCGACAAGATCTCCACCTACCTGGGGTTGATGATCAACGGCTACCCGAACCTCTTCACGGTGACGGGTCCGCTCAGTCCCTCAGTGTTGAGCAATATGATGGTCTCCCTGGAACACCATGTCGAGTGGATCACCGATTGCATCGCCCATCTCGATCAGCAGGGGTTGAGCCGGATCGAGGCCTCCGCCGAGGCAGAGGCGGAGTGGGGCGAACACGTCAATGAGGTAGCCGCCCAGACGCTCTTCCCCCAGGCCAACTCCTGGTACATGGGTGCCAATGTGGCGGGCAAGTCCCGGCAGATCCTGCCCTATGTGGGCGGGGTGGGTAACTATCGCCGCCGGACCCTGGAGATTGCGGCTGATGGCTACCGCGGTTTTGAGTTGCAGTCCCAGCCTTCCGTGGTCATCGCCAACTGA
- a CDS encoding alpha/beta hydrolase, producing MTASELQQIQELQRAGGPDFKDDALVVRRKFEEVLASLPVDPALTFETRTFNGIEGIWAEGPAADSPVILYLHGGAYVVGTAHGYSSLSGGLAQASDAALFSPEYRLAPEHRFPAAIDDALDAYRGLLDSGYPAERILVAGDSAGGGLAAALLVAIRGNDLPQPAAAWLLSPWADLTLSGETVESNAEKDLLLDKEGLLKTAAYYLGGQDPTHPLASPVFADLSGLAPLMITVGSSEILLDDAFRLAKRAAAAETSVRLEVGPQLFHDFPLFGFMLSEGREALSAAGDFFRSQLISAEQSLNV from the coding sequence ATGACCGCATCCGAGCTGCAGCAGATTCAGGAACTCCAGCGCGCCGGGGGCCCCGATTTCAAGGATGACGCCCTGGTGGTCCGCCGGAAATTCGAGGAAGTATTGGCCTCCCTCCCGGTAGATCCCGCCCTCACCTTCGAAACCCGCACCTTCAATGGGATTGAGGGGATCTGGGCGGAGGGTCCCGCAGCGGACTCCCCGGTAATCCTCTACCTGCACGGTGGCGCATATGTGGTGGGCACCGCCCACGGCTACAGTTCCCTTTCCGGTGGCCTGGCCCAGGCCTCCGATGCCGCCCTCTTCTCCCCGGAATACCGCCTCGCCCCGGAACACCGCTTCCCGGCGGCGATCGATGATGCCCTCGACGCCTACCGTGGCCTCCTGGATTCCGGCTATCCCGCTGAACGCATCCTGGTTGCCGGTGATTCCGCCGGTGGTGGCCTGGCAGCCGCGTTACTGGTGGCCATCCGGGGCAATGATCTGCCCCAGCCCGCCGCCGCCTGGCTGCTCTCCCCCTGGGCAGACCTGACACTGTCCGGTGAGACGGTGGAGAGCAACGCAGAGAAGGATCTGCTCCTGGATAAGGAGGGGCTGCTCAAGACCGCCGCCTACTACCTCGGTGGGCAGGATCCCACCCATCCGTTGGCTTCCCCGGTCTTCGCCGATCTCTCCGGCCTGGCTCCCCTGATGATCACCGTCGGCTCCTCAGAAATTCTCCTGGATGATGCCTTCCGCCTGGCGAAGCGGGCGGCGGCCGCAGAAACCAGCGTCCGACTGGAGGTGGGGCCGCAGCTCTTCCACGACTTCCCCCTCTTTGGCTTCATGCTCAGCGAGGGGCGTGAGGCACTCTCAGCTGCCGGTGACTTCTTCAGGTCCCAGCTGATTAGCGCCGAGCAATCCCTCAACGTCTGA
- a CDS encoding AraC-like ligand-binding domain-containing protein, translating into MSELHRTKYEESFSISKEGLEKWKACVAKVFPPLRIAPTERAPFAGSLRAAGAVGLHMSRISSSPHIVERRQSLISGSDGHYLKLSLHLQGQSMLVQDGRELLLQPGDVTLYDTSRPYTLVQSEDYTMLVAMFPREAVRALAPDAPELAGLKLEADSGLTSIVSDYLHTLDKNLLSLNGPAGQRLARAGLDLIGSLLATELDQAPAAEPHALTLRKIQNHIEQNLADPELSPTSIAAAHYISVRHLHDLFRQDGRTVAAWVRSQRLERCRQDLRDPLLMDRNVAGIAARWGFLDAGHFSRLFRTTFGETPSNYRKSASHTPEFSVHAYHIHPARNP; encoded by the coding sequence ATGTCTGAGCTCCACAGAACCAAATATGAGGAATCCTTCTCCATCAGCAAAGAGGGCCTGGAAAAATGGAAAGCCTGTGTGGCCAAGGTATTTCCACCTCTGCGCATCGCCCCGACGGAACGGGCCCCCTTCGCCGGTTCCCTCCGTGCCGCAGGTGCCGTGGGACTGCACATGTCCCGGATCTCCTCTTCCCCGCATATCGTCGAACGCCGCCAGAGCCTGATCTCCGGTTCCGATGGGCACTATCTCAAACTCTCCCTCCATCTCCAGGGCCAGAGCATGCTGGTTCAGGACGGCCGGGAACTCCTGCTCCAACCCGGTGACGTGACCCTCTACGACACCTCCCGCCCCTACACACTGGTGCAATCAGAGGACTACACCATGCTGGTGGCCATGTTTCCTCGGGAGGCCGTGCGTGCCCTCGCCCCGGACGCACCAGAACTGGCCGGCCTGAAATTAGAGGCAGATTCCGGACTGACCTCCATCGTCTCCGACTACCTGCACACCCTCGATAAAAACCTGCTCTCCCTGAATGGCCCGGCAGGACAACGCCTCGCCCGAGCTGGACTGGACCTCATCGGTTCACTGCTCGCCACCGAACTCGACCAGGCACCCGCCGCTGAACCACATGCCCTGACCCTCCGGAAGATCCAGAACCACATCGAGCAGAATCTCGCCGATCCCGAACTCTCCCCGACCTCCATCGCGGCCGCACACTACATATCGGTCCGACACCTGCATGACCTCTTCCGACAGGATGGCCGCACCGTCGCCGCCTGGGTTCGCTCCCAGCGCCTGGAACGCTGCCGACAGGACCTCCGAGACCCGCTATTGATGGATCGTAACGTCGCCGGCATCGCAGCCCGATGGGGATTCCTGGATGCCGGACACTTCTCCCGGCTCTTCCGCACCACCTTCGGTGAAACCCCCTCGAACTACCGCAAGAGCGCCTCGCATACTCCTGAGTTTTCCGTGCACGCCTATCACATTCACCCTGCACGCAATCCCTAA